One Yimella lutea DNA window includes the following coding sequences:
- a CDS encoding DUF501 domain-containing protein: MTAESHPDIDRADLDAVERQLGRLPRGVVEIAGRCPCGCPTVVRTLPRLPDGTPFPTSFYATCPRLTGAISTLEANGMMREMTQELKDDPELASAYRAAHDDYLRRRTELGQVEEIDGISAGGMPDRVKCLHVLVAHSIAVGPGVNPLGDKALAALPNWWENGCCSNIDHRENA, encoded by the coding sequence GTGACCGCAGAGAGCCACCCCGACATCGACCGAGCGGATCTGGACGCCGTCGAACGCCAACTCGGACGCCTCCCGCGGGGTGTCGTCGAGATCGCCGGACGCTGCCCGTGCGGCTGCCCGACCGTCGTCCGCACCCTGCCGCGGCTGCCCGACGGCACGCCGTTCCCGACCTCGTTCTACGCGACTTGCCCGCGCCTGACCGGAGCGATCAGCACGCTCGAGGCGAATGGGATGATGCGCGAGATGACGCAGGAGCTCAAGGACGATCCCGAACTCGCCTCCGCCTACCGTGCGGCCCACGACGACTATCTGCGTCGCCGCACCGAGCTCGGTCAGGTCGAGGAGATCGACGGCATCTCCGCCGGCGGGATGCCCGACCGGGTGAAGTGTCTGCACGTGCTGGTCGCTCACTCGATCGCCGTCGGACCCGGCGTGAATCCATTGGGGGACAAGGCTCTTGCCGCACTGCCGAACTGGTGGGAGAACGGCTGCTGTTCCAACATCGACCACCGGGAGAACGCATGA
- a CDS encoding acetyl-CoA C-acetyltransferase yields MPEAVIVSTARTPIGRAFKGSLKDVRPDDLATQVVQAALAKVPNLDPTLIDDLYLGCAEPWGEHGNNMARVVAVLAGLDTVPGATVNRFCSSSVQTTRMAYHAIKAGEGDIFVSAGVECVSRYLDFSSAGSSREDIQNSKFKDSVARTAKIAAENTPWTDPRDEGMLPDVYIAMGQTAENVATSRGISRERQDEWGVSSQNRAEQAIKDGFFEREIAPVTLADGTVVSTDDGPRAGVTLEKVSSLQPVFRENGTVTAGNCCPLNDGAAAVVVMSDTKAKELGLTPLARVISTGVSGLSPEIMGLGPVEASKQALKRAGMTIGDMDLYEINEAFAAQVLPSADDLGMDFDKLNKFGGAIALGHPFGSTGARITTTLLNGLQTVDGTYGLETMCVGGGQGMAIIYERLS; encoded by the coding sequence ATGCCCGAAGCAGTCATCGTCTCGACCGCCCGCACGCCGATCGGTCGCGCATTCAAGGGTTCGTTGAAGGACGTCCGCCCGGACGACCTCGCGACCCAGGTCGTCCAGGCCGCACTGGCCAAGGTGCCGAATCTCGACCCGACGTTAATAGACGACCTCTACCTCGGTTGCGCCGAGCCCTGGGGCGAGCACGGCAACAACATGGCACGCGTCGTCGCGGTGCTGGCCGGCCTCGACACCGTTCCCGGTGCGACCGTCAACCGCTTCTGCTCCTCATCGGTGCAGACCACACGCATGGCGTACCACGCGATCAAGGCCGGAGAAGGTGACATCTTCGTCTCGGCGGGCGTCGAGTGCGTGAGCCGTTACCTCGACTTCTCCAGCGCCGGTTCGTCGCGCGAGGACATCCAGAACTCCAAGTTCAAGGACTCCGTGGCTCGCACGGCGAAGATCGCAGCCGAGAACACCCCCTGGACCGACCCGCGCGACGAGGGCATGCTGCCCGACGTCTACATCGCGATGGGCCAGACCGCCGAGAACGTCGCGACCTCCCGCGGCATCAGCCGCGAGCGGCAGGACGAGTGGGGCGTCTCGAGCCAGAACCGTGCAGAGCAGGCCATCAAGGACGGCTTCTTCGAGCGCGAGATCGCGCCGGTGACCCTGGCTGACGGCACTGTCGTCTCCACCGACGACGGTCCACGTGCCGGCGTCACCCTGGAGAAGGTCTCGAGCCTGCAGCCGGTGTTCCGGGAGAACGGCACCGTCACCGCAGGTAACTGCTGCCCGCTGAACGACGGCGCCGCAGCGGTCGTCGTCATGAGCGACACCAAGGCCAAGGAACTGGGTCTGACGCCGCTCGCTCGCGTCATCTCCACCGGCGTCTCGGGCCTCTCCCCCGAGATCATGGGCCTCGGCCCGGTCGAGGCGTCCAAGCAGGCGCTGAAGCGCGCCGGTATGACGATCGGCGACATGGACCTCTACGAGATCAACGAGGCGTTCGCCGCTCAGGTGCTGCCCTCGGCCGACGACCTAGGCATGGATTTCGACAAGCTGAACAAGTTCGGTGGCGCGATCGCCCTCGGCCACCCGTTCGGCTCCACCGGCGCCCGCATCACGACGACGCTGCTCAACGGCCTGCAGACCGTCGACGGCACCTACGGTCTGGAGACCATGTGTGTCGGTGGCGGCCAGGGCATGGCGATCATCTACGAGCGTCTGTCCTGA
- a CDS encoding MazG family protein, with protein sequence MPGDNTGSLTLLVTSPRVPAGVLTRDAWRALDDADLVLAASVDDPVASAIASSGVAVEHAQTASTMELGRELAQRAVGQKVVWIVSPDGDPGLTDALAGELTRAADPAPVEMLVGSWDQPGARLADAVAVMDTLRSPGGCPWDAQQTHESLAKYLLEEAHEAVEAIDSADRTHLREELGDVLLQVLFHSRIAADDPDDPWDIDDVAAGLVDKLIRRHPHVFADGDASTPEEVEAAWEQIKAAEKAERADSETPLLEGIPKSLSTLIVADKVLARRERAGHQDVPTGDGIGDRLLALVARARAEGVDADQALRIAVRRLASG encoded by the coding sequence GTGCCCGGTGACAACACCGGCAGCCTGACGCTGCTGGTCACGAGTCCGCGTGTCCCGGCCGGCGTGCTGACGCGAGACGCCTGGCGTGCACTCGACGACGCCGACCTCGTGCTGGCCGCCTCGGTCGACGACCCGGTGGCGAGCGCGATCGCGAGCTCCGGTGTCGCCGTCGAGCATGCACAGACCGCATCGACGATGGAGCTCGGTCGCGAGCTCGCGCAGCGCGCAGTCGGGCAGAAGGTCGTCTGGATCGTCTCCCCGGACGGAGATCCCGGGCTCACCGATGCCCTCGCCGGCGAACTGACCCGGGCGGCCGATCCTGCCCCGGTCGAGATGCTCGTCGGCTCGTGGGACCAACCCGGCGCTCGCCTTGCCGATGCCGTGGCCGTGATGGACACCCTTCGCTCGCCCGGCGGTTGTCCCTGGGATGCGCAGCAGACCCACGAGTCCCTGGCCAAATACCTGCTGGAGGAAGCTCACGAGGCCGTCGAGGCCATCGACTCCGCGGATCGAACACATCTGCGCGAGGAACTCGGCGACGTCCTGCTGCAGGTGCTGTTCCACTCCCGTATCGCCGCCGACGACCCGGACGACCCTTGGGACATCGACGACGTCGCAGCAGGCTTGGTGGACAAGCTGATTCGGCGTCACCCCCACGTTTTCGCCGACGGGGACGCGTCCACGCCCGAAGAGGTCGAGGCGGCCTGGGAGCAGATCAAGGCGGCGGAGAAGGCCGAGCGTGCGGACAGTGAGACGCCGCTGCTCGAAGGCATCCCCAAGTCGCTGTCGACCCTCATCGTGGCCGACAAGGTGCTCGCGCGTCGCGAGCGCGCCGGTCACCAGGATGTGCCCACGGGCGACGGAATCGGCGACCGGCTGCTCGCTCTCGTGGCTCGGGCGCGCGCCGAGGGCGTCGACGCCGACCAGGCTCTGCGGATCGCCGTCCGCCGCCTCGCTTCCGGCTGA
- a CDS encoding cystathionine beta-synthase — translation MKYAEHIVDLVGGTPLVKLNSVTDGIACTVLAKVEYMNPGGSVKDRIALKMIEAAEASGELQPGGTIVEPTSGNTGVGLALVAQRKGYKCIFVCPDKVSEDKRKVLRAYGAQVIVTPTSVAPEHPDSYYSVSDRIAQETEGGWKPDQYSNLNGPASHYETTGPEIWNDTDGRITSFVAGIGTGGTITGTGRYLSEISAAREGGRVRIIGADPEGSVYSGGTGRPYLVEGVGEDMWPRAYDPKVVDDVIAVSDAESFEMTRRLALEEGLLVGGSCGMAVVAALRHAKDLPSDAVVVVLLPDSGRGYMSKIFDDNWMSSYGFMRGQESRTAGDVLAAKSGDMPALVHTHPNETVRDAIEILREYGVSQMPVVNAEPPIMAGDVAGAVSERVLLDAIYAGKAHLADSVEKHMEPALALVGAGEPVEHMRAQLAENDALMVVDGGKPIGVLTRADLLGILAD, via the coding sequence ATGAAGTATGCGGAGCACATCGTGGACCTCGTCGGCGGCACACCCCTGGTCAAGCTCAACAGCGTCACGGACGGCATCGCGTGCACGGTGCTGGCCAAGGTCGAGTACATGAACCCGGGCGGGTCGGTGAAGGACCGCATCGCGCTCAAGATGATCGAGGCTGCCGAGGCGTCGGGAGAGTTGCAGCCGGGTGGCACCATCGTCGAGCCCACCTCAGGCAACACGGGGGTCGGTCTGGCCCTCGTCGCCCAGCGCAAGGGCTACAAGTGCATCTTCGTCTGCCCGGACAAGGTCAGCGAGGACAAGCGCAAGGTGCTGCGCGCCTACGGGGCGCAGGTCATCGTCACCCCCACGTCAGTGGCGCCTGAGCACCCGGACTCCTACTACAGCGTGTCCGACCGCATCGCCCAGGAGACCGAGGGCGGTTGGAAGCCGGATCAGTACTCCAACCTGAACGGGCCCGCGTCGCACTACGAGACGACCGGCCCGGAGATCTGGAACGACACCGACGGCAGGATCACCTCCTTCGTCGCCGGCATCGGCACCGGAGGCACGATCACCGGCACCGGCCGCTACCTGAGTGAGATCTCCGCCGCTCGGGAAGGCGGACGGGTCCGGATCATCGGCGCGGACCCCGAGGGCTCGGTGTACTCCGGGGGCACCGGACGGCCGTATCTGGTGGAGGGCGTGGGTGAGGACATGTGGCCGCGTGCCTACGACCCGAAGGTGGTCGACGACGTGATCGCCGTGAGCGACGCCGAATCCTTCGAGATGACGCGCCGGTTGGCCCTGGAGGAGGGCCTGCTGGTCGGCGGGTCTTGCGGCATGGCCGTCGTGGCCGCGTTGCGTCACGCGAAGGACTTGCCCTCCGACGCGGTCGTGGTCGTCCTGCTTCCCGACTCCGGGCGGGGATACATGTCGAAGATCTTCGACGACAACTGGATGTCCTCGTACGGTTTCATGCGGGGGCAGGAGAGCCGCACCGCCGGCGATGTGCTTGCGGCCAAGAGCGGCGACATGCCTGCGCTCGTCCACACCCACCCGAACGAGACCGTGCGGGACGCCATCGAGATCCTGCGCGAGTACGGCGTCTCGCAAATGCCGGTCGTGAACGCCGAGCCGCCCATTATGGCCGGAGACGTCGCCGGCGCCGTGAGCGAGCGTGTACTGCTGGATGCGATCTACGCCGGCAAGGCCCATCTCGCCGACTCCGTCGAGAAACACATGGAGCCGGCGCTTGCGTTGGTCGGTGCTGGCGAACCGGTCGAGCACATGCGCGCACAGCTGGCCGAGAACGACGCCCTGATGGTCGTGGACGGCGGTAAACCGATCGGCGTGCTGACCCGTGCGGATCTGCTGGGCATCCTGGCCGACTGA
- a CDS encoding Ppx/GppA phosphatase family protein has translation MRVGAVDCGTNSIRLLVADIDDGVLTDVERTMRIVRLGQSVDMTGRITDDAMERTLDAANDYAKVCEQLDVEAVRFVATSASRDASNAQDFIDGVRAAFAVYGIDPEVVSGLEEASLSFRGATGDLIAQDAASPYLVVDLGGGSTEFVRGTDEVERSISMDIGCVRMTERHLKSDPPTPDEIEGALRDINAAIDEAQDAVGFDGIGSLVGLAGSITTITANALHLPTYDKSAIHGARIPIGDVERSATELLTATREQRAAMPFMHPGRVDVIGAGALIWRTIVQRVSEHSAIEHTVTSEKDILDGIALSVANN, from the coding sequence ATGAGGGTCGGCGCCGTCGACTGTGGCACGAACTCGATCCGACTGCTGGTCGCCGACATCGACGACGGCGTGCTGACCGATGTCGAGCGCACGATGCGCATCGTGCGCCTGGGGCAGAGCGTTGACATGACCGGTCGCATCACCGATGACGCGATGGAACGTACCCTCGACGCCGCGAACGACTACGCCAAGGTCTGCGAACAACTCGACGTGGAGGCGGTGCGCTTCGTCGCGACATCCGCCTCCCGTGATGCGTCCAACGCGCAGGACTTCATCGACGGAGTGCGCGCGGCCTTCGCCGTTTATGGCATCGATCCGGAGGTCGTCTCCGGGCTCGAAGAAGCCTCGCTGTCCTTCCGTGGCGCCACCGGCGATCTCATCGCCCAGGACGCTGCGTCGCCATACCTCGTCGTCGACCTCGGCGGCGGCTCGACCGAGTTCGTGCGCGGCACCGACGAGGTGGAGCGTTCGATCTCGATGGACATCGGATGCGTCCGGATGACCGAACGCCACCTGAAGTCCGACCCGCCCACCCCGGACGAGATCGAGGGCGCGTTGCGCGACATCAACGCCGCGATCGACGAGGCGCAGGACGCGGTCGGATTCGACGGCATCGGGTCGCTGGTCGGTCTCGCCGGGTCCATCACCACGATCACCGCGAACGCGTTGCACCTGCCGACCTATGACAAGTCAGCGATCCACGGCGCACGTATCCCGATCGGGGACGTCGAACGCTCCGCCACCGAACTGCTGACCGCGACCCGGGAGCAGCGAGCGGCCATGCCGTTCATGCATCCCGGCCGGGTCGACGTCATCGGCGCCGGGGCCCTTATCTGGCGCACCATCGTGCAGCGGGTCAGTGAGCACAGCGCGATCGAGCACACGGTCACCAGCGAAAAGGACATCCTCGACGGAATCGCCCTCTCCGTTGCGAACAACTGA
- a CDS encoding SGNH/GDSL hydrolase family protein, with product MTGARKIASTAAYAGSIGAAGLAGVGLGAYGLLRIEAMIARRVVGQPFEGAPEDSGTYGHAPGAPVELLVVGDSTAKGMGADRSTQTVGAIVATAVAAIAGRPVHLTNVASVGAISTDLGAQVERALELVDRPHVALIMIGANDVTRSVQRATSIRHLAAAVAALRAVGCEVVVGTCPDLGVIEPVPQPLRFLTRKWSRDLAAAQTVAVVEHGGRTVSLGDLLGHEFEQTPSVMFSKDRFHPSAAGYARAASALIPSVLDALGQASTDTGRAPDRRRGESIGPVSVAAMRAVRDPGTEVSATAIGGQESGHRGRWAVLLRRHHEPLPAAVEPPAPDASVTGMSDHETPVTSDVTES from the coding sequence ATGACCGGGGCACGCAAGATCGCTTCCACTGCGGCGTACGCAGGATCGATCGGGGCCGCCGGCCTGGCAGGTGTCGGTCTTGGCGCGTACGGGCTGCTGCGGATCGAGGCGATGATCGCCCGTCGGGTCGTCGGCCAGCCCTTCGAAGGAGCGCCGGAGGACTCCGGCACCTACGGGCACGCACCCGGCGCGCCGGTCGAGTTGCTCGTCGTCGGCGACTCCACCGCCAAAGGGATGGGTGCCGACCGGTCGACCCAGACCGTCGGTGCGATCGTCGCCACCGCGGTTGCCGCCATTGCGGGACGTCCGGTGCACTTGACCAACGTCGCGTCCGTCGGAGCGATCTCGACCGACCTCGGCGCCCAGGTGGAGCGCGCCCTCGAACTCGTCGACCGACCGCACGTCGCGCTGATCATGATCGGCGCGAACGACGTCACGCGCAGTGTCCAGCGCGCCACCTCGATACGCCACCTCGCCGCGGCCGTCGCAGCCTTGCGCGCGGTCGGGTGCGAGGTCGTCGTCGGCACCTGTCCCGACCTCGGAGTGATCGAACCCGTCCCCCAACCGTTGCGTTTCCTGACCCGCAAGTGGTCGCGTGACCTCGCCGCAGCCCAGACCGTCGCGGTCGTCGAGCACGGCGGCCGCACGGTGTCCCTCGGCGACCTGCTCGGTCACGAGTTCGAGCAGACGCCGTCGGTGATGTTCAGCAAGGACCGCTTCCATCCCTCCGCAGCCGGCTACGCGCGCGCGGCATCGGCGTTGATCCCCTCCGTGTTGGACGCGCTCGGCCAGGCCTCGACCGACACCGGCCGTGCGCCCGATCGCCGCCGCGGAGAGAGCATCGGTCCGGTCTCCGTCGCGGCGATGCGAGCCGTGCGAGATCCGGGAACCGAGGTCAGCGCCACCGCGATCGGCGGACAGGAGTCGGGCCACCGCGGACGCTGGGCGGTGCTGTTGCGACGCCACCATGAACCGCTTCCGGCCGCCGTCGAACCGCCTGCGCCGGACGCATCCGTGACCGGGATGAGCGACCACGAGACGCCCGTCACATCGGACGTTACCGAGTCGTAG
- the eno gene encoding phosphopyruvate hydratase, translated as MASIDAIIAREILDSRGNPTVEVEVVLDDGALGRAAVPSGASTGQFEAVERRDGDKKRYLGKGVEDAVDSVVEQLAPALLGYDADEQRLIDTEMIELDGTPNKGKVGANAILGVSLAVAKAAAESAGLPLFRYVGGPNAHVLPVPMMNILNGGAHADSNVDIQEFMIAPIGADSFREGLRWGTEVYHALKKVLHDKGLSTGLGDEGGFAPNLESNRAALDLIIEAIKAAGYEPGKDIGLALDVAASEFGDKKGYTFEGKKKSSKDMIKYYAELVDAYPLVSIEDPLDEEDWDGWAAMTAELGDKVQLVGDDLFVTNPERLQRGIDTDTANALLVKVNQIGSLTETLDAVDLAHRSGYRCMMSHRSGETEDVTIADLAVATNCGQIKTGAPARSDRVAKYNQLLRIEEELDDAARYAGAAAFPRFAKKK; from the coding sequence TTGGCCAGCATTGACGCCATCATCGCCCGCGAGATCCTCGATTCCCGCGGCAACCCGACCGTCGAGGTGGAGGTCGTCCTGGACGACGGCGCCCTCGGCCGCGCTGCGGTCCCGTCCGGAGCGTCCACCGGTCAGTTCGAGGCCGTCGAGCGCCGCGACGGGGACAAGAAGCGTTACCTCGGCAAGGGTGTCGAGGACGCCGTCGACTCCGTCGTCGAGCAGCTTGCGCCGGCCCTGCTCGGTTACGACGCCGACGAGCAGCGCCTCATCGACACCGAGATGATCGAACTGGACGGCACCCCCAACAAGGGCAAGGTCGGCGCGAACGCGATCCTCGGCGTCTCGCTCGCGGTCGCCAAGGCGGCAGCGGAGTCGGCCGGCCTGCCACTGTTCCGTTACGTGGGCGGCCCGAACGCCCACGTGCTGCCGGTCCCGATGATGAACATCCTCAACGGTGGAGCGCACGCCGACTCCAATGTCGACATCCAGGAGTTCATGATCGCCCCGATCGGCGCCGACTCCTTCCGTGAGGGTCTGCGCTGGGGTACCGAGGTCTACCACGCCCTCAAGAAGGTGCTGCACGACAAGGGGCTGTCCACCGGCCTCGGCGACGAGGGCGGCTTCGCCCCCAACCTGGAGTCCAACCGCGCCGCACTCGACCTCATCATCGAGGCGATCAAGGCCGCCGGTTACGAGCCGGGTAAGGACATCGGGCTCGCGCTCGACGTCGCGGCCAGCGAGTTCGGCGACAAGAAGGGCTACACCTTCGAGGGCAAGAAGAAGTCCTCGAAGGACATGATCAAGTACTACGCCGAGTTGGTCGACGCGTACCCGCTGGTCTCGATCGAGGACCCGCTGGACGAGGAGGACTGGGACGGCTGGGCGGCCATGACCGCCGAACTCGGCGACAAGGTGCAGCTGGTCGGCGACGACCTGTTCGTCACCAACCCCGAGCGCCTGCAGCGCGGTATCGACACCGACACCGCGAACGCGCTGCTGGTGAAGGTCAATCAGATCGGCTCGCTCACCGAGACGCTGGATGCCGTCGACCTGGCCCACCGCAGCGGCTACCGCTGCATGATGAGCCACCGCAGCGGTGAGACCGAGGACGTCACGATCGCCGACCTCGCCGTCGCCACCAACTGCGGCCAGATCAAGACCGGCGCTCCGGCCCGTTCCGACCGCGTCGCGAAGTACAACCAGCTGTTGCGCATCGAGGAGGAGCTGGACGACGCCGCGAGGTACGCCGGCGCCGCCGCCTTCCCGCGTTTCGCCAAGAAGAAGTGA
- a CDS encoding FtsB family cell division protein produces the protein MTILGVLLLFLAVIITPTLNSYLQQKHQINELGAQVTQKQKDVSTKETELKKWTNDPKFVKQQARDRLGFVSPGETLTVLVDENGKPVGTVDPSGKKVSTNPWYGQVWQSTLAANRGDKK, from the coding sequence ATGACGATCCTCGGTGTCCTGCTGCTCTTCCTTGCCGTGATCATCACGCCCACGCTGAACAGTTACCTGCAGCAGAAGCACCAGATCAACGAGCTCGGTGCGCAGGTCACCCAGAAGCAGAAGGACGTCTCCACCAAGGAGACCGAACTCAAGAAGTGGACGAACGACCCCAAGTTCGTCAAGCAGCAGGCACGTGACCGCCTCGGCTTCGTCAGCCCAGGAGAGACGCTGACCGTCCTCGTCGACGAGAACGGCAAGCCGGTCGGCACCGTCGACCCGTCGGGCAAGAAGGTCTCCACCAACCCCTGGTACGGCCAGGTGTGGCAGTCGACACTCGCGGCCAACCGGGGCGACAAGAAGTGA
- a CDS encoding Bax inhibitor-1/YccA family protein, with amino-acid sequence MATNPVFDRFEKDMQRGEYAGFGNRQQPQYGQYGQGDPYAGPQNSQQAYGTPGQYGQMNPNAMQQPQAPGYGSPEFGAPMAPEATGRRMTLDDVVAKSLGLFGLLLISAGAGWMVTANNRPAGMAIWMGGMIAGIVLGFVISFKKTISVPLIVAYAVIEGAFLGAISQFFNTMFDGVVPQAVLATLCVFAGMFAGWKFGLIKVNDRTRRIFAFAALGYFLFAMVNLVLQFTGVLDQFGFFSMGTFGMILCLLAVALASYSLAIAFDTIQYAANAGVPEKTSWLLAHGLIVSIAWLYLELLRLLAISRD; translated from the coding sequence ATGGCAACCAACCCGGTGTTCGACCGGTTCGAGAAAGACATGCAGCGCGGTGAGTATGCCGGTTTCGGCAACCGCCAGCAGCCGCAGTACGGACAGTACGGCCAGGGCGACCCCTATGCGGGTCCGCAGAACAGCCAGCAGGCTTACGGAACGCCGGGCCAGTACGGCCAGATGAACCCGAACGCGATGCAGCAACCGCAGGCTCCCGGCTACGGCAGCCCTGAGTTCGGAGCGCCGATGGCACCGGAGGCCACCGGTCGGCGGATGACGCTCGACGACGTCGTCGCCAAGTCGCTCGGCCTGTTCGGTCTGCTGCTGATCAGCGCCGGTGCGGGTTGGATGGTCACGGCCAACAACCGTCCGGCCGGCATGGCGATCTGGATGGGCGGCATGATCGCCGGCATCGTCCTGGGCTTCGTGATCAGTTTCAAGAAGACGATCTCGGTGCCCCTGATCGTGGCCTACGCGGTCATCGAAGGCGCTTTCCTCGGTGCGATCAGCCAGTTCTTCAACACGATGTTCGACGGCGTCGTCCCGCAGGCGGTGCTGGCGACCCTGTGCGTGTTCGCCGGCATGTTCGCCGGCTGGAAGTTCGGCCTGATCAAGGTCAACGACCGCACCCGCAGGATCTTCGCCTTCGCCGCGCTCGGCTACTTCCTGTTCGCCATGGTCAACCTGGTGCTGCAGTTCACCGGTGTCCTCGACCAGTTCGGGTTCTTCAGCATGGGCACCTTCGGCATGATCCTGTGCCTGCTCGCTGTCGCCCTTGCGTCGTACTCGCTGGCGATCGCCTTCGACACGATCCAGTATGCCGCCAATGCCGGTGTGCCGGAGAAGACCTCGTGGCTGCTGGCTCACGGTCTGATCGTGTCGATCGCGTGGCTCTACCTGGAGTTGCTGCGGCTGCTCGCGATCAGCCGCGACTGA